The Mycolicibacterium aurum genome segment GCAGCTTCTCGCCGTCGGTGAACCACATCCTGATCCACATGGTGGGGTGCAGCGTCCGGCCCGCAAGCAGTTCGTCCGCCTGGAAGCTCAACCTCAGGTAATGGGGGGTGACCTGGGTGCGTCCGGTCACGGTGAGTTCGTAGTCGCCCGCCCGCATCAGCTTGAGCACCGCACCGGCGAAGCCACGCGAGCGCTTGGTGTCCGACATGGACTCATCACCTCTTCCGTGCAATTAGTTAGGTCAGCTTAACCTAACTTCATCGCAGGATGACGCTTCCCTCGGTCAGGTGCGGACGCGGGTGAACCGGTGCAGGAGCCAGGACAGCGGGATGGTCAACACCAGCGTGCCGAAGAACAATAGCCACACCGACCCCGTGTAGATCGGGTAGCGCAGGATCTCGACCATCACCAACTCCATCACGACAAGGTGGATCAGGAAGATCTCGTAGGAGATCTCGCCGAGGAACACCATCGGCCGGCTCGCCATCGCCCGCGCGTACACACCGTGCGGCCTGCCGTCCATCCCCCGGCCATCGCCCAGCGCCAGCGGCGCCACGATCAAGGTCGCGATCACCGCATAGAACGCGGTCTTGAACAACGCCTCGCGCAGCTCGGCGGGCGATGTGGTGGGTTCGCCGGCGATCGGCGTCGAGACGATGAAGTAGCTGACGGTCGCCAGCGGCACGCACACCATCGCGTAGGCGCGAAAACCCCACGGCTGCAATGCCGCCAGCACCATTCCGCCGACGAACCACGCCAGATACCCCGGCAGCCACAGCTTGGCGCCGTCGGGAAGGAAGTGGGTGTCGTGCACCAGCCACATCCACGCCGGCGACACCGCCGCCAGGACCGCAAGCCCGCCGAGCAACCGCCAGGGCCGCCACTGGCGCCGACACAGGACCACCAGCAACAGATACGCCAACGCCGGGAGCGCGACGTAGAACGCGACCTCGACGGCCAGGCTCCACATCTGGGTGAGGCCTTGGTGCAGAAACGAATACAGGTAGTTGTCGGTGTAGATCTGGGTCAGCGTGAGGTTGCGGAACAGGCCTTCCCAGGTGTGTCCGGGGTTGGGTCCCGCCGTACGGAAGTGGTAAACGAGATAGGCCGCGACGACGGTGACCGCGTACGCGGGCATGATGCGACGAACCCGGTGCCAGGCGTAGCGCCGTACCGACGGCGGCGGCGCACCGGCATGAGCGGCCTTCACCCAGGGCAGAAACAGCAGAAACCCCGACAGCACGAAGAAGATCGGCACACCGATCTCCATCCGCGAATACACCAGGCCCACATAGCCTTGCGGATACTTGCCCGTGGTGTACGCGGCGTGCGTGAGCACCACCAACAGGGCTGCGACGGCACGGATCCCGGTCAGCGACGCGACGCGATCGGTGGTGACCGACTCCAGTCCGCCGCTGACGGCGGTCCTGTCCGACACCGTCACTTGGACTTGGGCTTGCCCCGATGCGGCGGCTTGGGCCCGCTGTCGGGTTGGAGCTGGATCAACTGCCCCTGAATCCTGGTGTTCTCCAATGCCTTCAGAGTCTGCTTGGACAGATTCGCGGGCAACTCGACGAACGAGTGGTCGACCTTGATCGAGATGTGACCGAAGTCGCTGCGGTTGAGCCCGCCCTCGTTGGCGATGGCCCCGACGATCGCGCCCGGCATGACCTTGTGCCGCTTACCCACCGCGATGCGGTAGGTGGCGAGGTCGCTGCGGACCTCGCGGCGCTTGCGCGGCCCCGCATCGTCGCGGCCCGGACGGTCCGGCCTCTCCCTGCGCTTCTCCGGCGGCGGCTCCGTCATCAGGAACTCGCTGCCGTCGCGGCTCTGCAGTGCCAGCGCGGCGGCGATGTCGGCCATCGGCACATCGTGGTCGCGCTCGTAGGCCTCGATCAGCTTGCGGAACATCTCGATGCCCGGCGAGGCCAGCGCCTCGGTGATCGAGTCGCGGAACTTCTCCACGCGCTGGGCGTTCACGTCGTCGACGGTGGGCAGGTGCCGCTCGACCAGCTTCTGCCGGGTGACCCGCTCGATCGAGTTGAGCAGATGGCGCTCGCGCGGCGAGACGAACAGCAGCGCCGTGCCCGAGCGGCCGGCCCGGCCGGTGCGCCCGATCCGGTGCACATAGGACTCGGGGTCGTGCGGGATGTCGTAGTTCAGCACATGCGAGATGCGGTCGACGTCGAGTCCGCGCGCGGCCACGTCGGTCGCGACGAGGATGTCGAGCTTGCCGTCCTTGAGCGAGGAGATGGTGCGCTCGCGCACCGCCTGGGCGATGTCTCCGT includes the following:
- a CDS encoding acyltransferase family protein yields the protein MTVSDRTAVSGGLESVTTDRVASLTGIRAVAALLVVLTHAAYTTGKYPQGYVGLVYSRMEIGVPIFFVLSGFLLFLPWVKAAHAGAPPPSVRRYAWHRVRRIMPAYAVTVVAAYLVYHFRTAGPNPGHTWEGLFRNLTLTQIYTDNYLYSFLHQGLTQMWSLAVEVAFYVALPALAYLLLVVLCRRQWRPWRLLGGLAVLAAVSPAWMWLVHDTHFLPDGAKLWLPGYLAWFVGGMVLAALQPWGFRAYAMVCVPLATVSYFIVSTPIAGEPTTSPAELREALFKTAFYAVIATLIVAPLALGDGRGMDGRPHGVYARAMASRPMVFLGEISYEIFLIHLVVMELVMVEILRYPIYTGSVWLLFFGTLVLTIPLSWLLHRFTRVRT
- a CDS encoding DEAD/DEAH box helicase is translated as MTSSNAEPDPADLSFADLQIHPEVLRAVADVGYETPSPIQAATIPAMLAGSDVVGLAQTGTGKTAAFAIPILSKIDTTSRITQALVLAPTRELALQVAEAFSRYGAHLAVNVLPIYGGSPYGPQMAGLRRGAQIVVGTPGRVIDHLDKGSLDLSHLDYLVLDEADEMLQMGFAEDVERILEGTPEYKQVALFSATMPPAIRKITSKYLHDPVQVKVESKTATADNIMQRYIQVSGNRKMDALTRLLEVEPFEAMIVFVRTKQATEEVAEKLRARGFSAAAINGDIAQAVRERTISSLKDGKLDILVATDVAARGLDVDRISHVLNYDIPHDPESYVHRIGRTGRAGRSGTALLFVSPRERHLLNSIERVTRQKLVERHLPTVDDVNAQRVEKFRDSITEALASPGIEMFRKLIEAYERDHDVPMADIAAALALQSRDGSEFLMTEPPPEKRRERPDRPGRDDAGPRKRREVRSDLATYRIAVGKRHKVMPGAIVGAIANEGGLNRSDFGHISIKVDHSFVELPANLSKQTLKALENTRIQGQLIQLQPDSGPKPPHRGKPKSK